In Zingiber officinale cultivar Zhangliang chromosome 3A, Zo_v1.1, whole genome shotgun sequence, the DNA window gcgcccgaaataTGACTTTGACCAGATCACATTTGACCGTGATCCATTgcaaaggggataaagttttatccccttccaggtgtctggaaccctctaggcaccccgaccaaggttataaatacagccttagtcTAGAAGTTTTTCAATACAACAAGCAATcactgtaacaacacttgtgcgctcttctTTTAGATTAGTTTCtcatttctgtgctttcactAATGTAAAAgtcttctccacctgaaggagatacatagtgcgattcattccttggattaacaacctccccgattgtaattAAGTCAAACCCatgagcctcgtctttttagtttctttctttattgaattatttatgcaagtgttttttaAAGTTCGAgaatggtatttttattttgtaggacTATTCAATCCCTCCGATAGCTGGCCACTAACAATCTCCAACAATTTTCACCTCCTTAACCATCAGTCATATTTTCAAATGAAGCAAGAAGGGTTAATATCGGCTCATCTATCAACAACAAAGAACCTCTAATGTGATCGTCTATTCCAACATCTCAGTGGCCATCATACTCATCACAATAAGAGTGTAAAGTTGAATCAGAGGAAACTATCAGTACTAACGCAGTCATTGATAATGACCAGAAGGATCAAGCTTTTTGGAAACGTATTGCTGATTATTGCAATAAACATCGACCCATAGAAACTATGAAGAGAAGTTATTAGGTGCTCAAATCACATTAATATAAGTTCGTGCTGATGGTAAATGAATTTTCTGCAACCTATAATAATTTGTATACTTATCGTCAAAGCGGATGGGGTGACGAGAATATGTTGGAGAACGCACTGAATATGTGGAAAGCCAACAATAAAAATAAGGATTTCAAGTATAGTTGCCCATGCCTTCACAATATACTCCACAATCAGTTGCTTTTTCCTCTAACAAGAAGGTAAAAACATCCGAATAAGGGGGAAACACTTTAGCATTAAATCCAAATCCAGATACGAGTGTTGATATAGATGACTCTGAAGCTCGCATTCGTCTGATAGGGCAACAGACAACAAAGAGGAAGGGCAAATCTAAAATCAGAGAGTGCGACACAACGAAATAAATCCTCGATAAAGAATGACGagatattaaagaatatcaaatggaaaaatgattttgtaaaaagTTGAGACCTTTCATAAGAATTATGAAATTCTATACTAGTGAGATGATACCAAGATAATTTCGGATACATGAGAAAatgattgaaaattttttaacatAGAGTAGATATGTGtaagtttatttttatatattattataatttatgtgtttttatttgatatatgttaatatttttatttttttaattattaatgtctagtaatttatgaatttaaattttataaaaaattaattatatataaggtaaaatatgaaggagagataaaaatatatatataaaaaaattgttaagagattttttattttttttttatttttgatgtggTATTGACATGATATTAAATGAGCTCCATGATTATAGAGCTCTTACCAATCTAagtataattatttaaaattatatttattataatgtaaatacttttaacaaattaaatatatatatgatattacGTGGCATGTTGTACCagttgtaattttatagtttctacGAGAAGATAATTGGATAATTTGTTGATGAGTAGGAtgtcttttttaattttaaaaaaaatcaaaatagcaGTCTttgatgattaaaaaaaaaatagacatttTCGTTTTTTTgtcctttaaaaaatatattatcatCAAATAATATATTTCTCCCTTTTGAAAATTCATCCTTCTAaattcattaaataaaaaaataataaattcaactaGTCCTAAAGTGATTGATCTgatcctataattttttttattagttattaagataaatcaaaaaatatttacAACAGACGACGAGGGTAAACTTATGATAGACCTGACTCTATATTCTAACCATTAAATAAATCTAGAAAGCTCTATTTTACTCATTAGATAAATCTAGAAAGCACGAGCAACATTCATGTGTCATCAGAAAATTCAATTACCACAAGTACACCTTAAGTGAAAATTAAACCAGCACTGTTTAGGAGAAATGCTCAGCCTTTTACCAACGCATCGTACCCGGGCACATGCCCAATAAGTTTGGAGTACTTAAAACTGGGCTTAACGCGAGGACTTTAATAAACTTGACAATCTCCACCTTTTATATAAAATCCATAGTGTAACTTAAatacttaatttaataaatatagtTAATTGTTCTTAATTACCTACTATTAATCACACAGTTATTCTGAATTTTGATATTGCATTTTCATATcaattaaaacataaaaatttagaaaatgactcattatttttcaaataaatcatCCCATATTCACTCCTATATTTGTCTTTCATATTAAATTTTATGAGTATacttgtaaaattaattttatatttattagttCAACGTATACAtatttacattaaaaaaattaaaacatttttaaTATTCTAATATATATCAATATTCTATTATATTTTTTGAAACACTTTTagcaattttcaattttcaatgtagcaactatatttaaaattaatctattttaattaaaatatagacATTCAAAATATCTTAGATCAGttcaatatttaaaatttttttaaagtatattactatgaatttaatttaaattagacttaaaaatatttttcaaaatttatgaacttcataataattttaatttaacttgtttattaaaatttaatcaaaCGTGGTTAATGTTGATTTTAGTGGCCGGGTTGGGACGGCGGCGGTGGCGGCGCCACAATAAATTGAGGATGGTCGATGTCTGTGGCGGCGGTATGCGGTATGCCTCCGTAAGAGGAAAATGAAGCCCCTACGACCGTCGTGCATGCCCGCTCTCCACCTCTGGAGGCATATTCATGTCCCCTCCGGCAGGTGCCTCCGCCGTCGCCTCTCCGACCTTGCTCACTCCTCGTCTCTCTGCCCGGCCTCCGGCAACCGGCTTCAATCCATTCCCCTGTTGCACCCGGAGCAAAGCGTAGACCGCCGAGGCAACTACACTATCACCTTGCTCAGTCGCCAGGGACGGATGTTCGATGCTCGCCAACTGTTCGACAAAACACCCCACAAGGACGTCATCTCCTGGACCTCAATCATCTCCGGCTACATAAGGTGCGGCATGCTCCACGAGGCAAGGACGCTCTTCGACCGTGCGGACGCACAGAAGAACGTAGTCACCTGGACCGCCATGCTATCCGGCTACGCTCGGTCGAAGCTTATCAGGGAAGCTGAGGAGCTCTTTGAACGCATGCCCGAGAAGAATTGTATTTCTTGGAACACCATGCTCGCCTGCTACGCTGAGAACGGCCAGCTCGATGAGGCCTTCCATCTGTTCACGAGAATGCCGGATCGGAATGTCGTGTCCTGGAACACGATCATGATTGCTATGACTCAATCTGGTCGCTTAGATGAAGCATATCGGCTGTTTGACGAAATGCCCGCGAGGGATGTGATATCGTGGACTTCAATGGTTGCAGCCTTATCGCACAATGGGAGGGTTGATGAAGCTCGAGTTCTGTTTGATAGAATGCCGGAGAGAAATGTGGTTTCCTGGAATGCGATGATATCAGGTTATGTCCAAAATCTAGGACTTGATCAAGCTCTTGAGCTGTTTGTAAAGATGCCTGAGAGGGACATAGTTTCTTGGAATACCATGATTACCGGATTTATAAAGAATAAAGATTTGAGCAGGGCACGAGGTTTATTCGAGGAGATGGAAGAGAAGAATGTGGTCACTTGGACTGCCATGATCACAGGATGCGTCGAAGATCAACAGAATGAGATGGCATTAAAGATGTTCTTAGAGATGCTAATGGCCGGTGTCAAGCCAAACCAAGCAACATTTGTCAATGTTTTGGCTGCAGCAAGCAATTTAGCAGCATTTGCCGAAGGACAGCAAATCCATCAGATTGTTAGCAAAACCATTTCCCAGTTTGATCCTTCTGTTAATTCTGCTCTCATGAGTGTGTACTCCAAGTGCGGTGAGATTGCTATTGCTAGAAAATTGTTTGAGCTGCTGGGTCAAAAGGATTTGGTATGTTGGAACGGAATGATTGCGGCATATGCCCATCATGGGAATGGCCAAGAAGCACTGAACCTTTTCAGAAATATGCACCTGCATGGATTCAAGCCTAACGATGTTACCTATGTGGGATTGCTCTCAGCATGTAGCCACTCTGGTTTGTTTGATGAGGGGCTTAATCTTTTCAAGTGCATGATGAATGATCCATCAATTGAGGTGCGAGAAGATCATTATGCTTCCTTAGTCGACCTATGTGGTCGAGCAGGGCGACTTAAGGAAGCTTCGAGTTTCATCAAAGGGTTAAATATTAGCCCTTCATCACCCTCTGTCTGGGGGGCGCTTCTTGGAGGCTGTAACGTCCATGGGGATGTTAAAATTGGGAATTTAGCAGCTAAGAAGCTCATGGAAGCAGAGCCCAACAATGCTGGATCTTATATGTTGTTGTCGAACATCTATGCTTCGAAGGGTAGATGGAATGAAGCTGCAAAAATTAGGTTAAGGATGAAGGATAAAGGACTTAAGAAGCAACCAGGTTGTAGCTGGATTGAGGTCGGAAACAGAGTTCATGTTTTCATGGTACGCGATAAGTCTCACAGCGAATCTGAGAAGATCAACGCATTGTTACATGATCTTCATAATAAAATGCGGAAAAGAGGATATGTTAATTCTTTGGATCTTATTTCAGTTGAAGATGAAGTAAGTTATTTTTCCTTTTAGAATAAATAGGTCTGAAATTAATTGGTGTATGCAAATATGAACTACTTCTAGTTATTTCAGATAAATATATGTAGTAGTAGTAGTCAGAAAGATTACTGTGAATCAGAATAATGTGAGAACAAGAAAGCAGCGCTTTTATCACAACGTCAATCAAATCCCAGCAAAGACCACGAAAGTCCAGAGTAGTAGAGCCAAGCCCGAGAACACGTTACTCGCCGTGCATGCTCCACTCTGTACAATCATATTAATTGCCAAAGTTTTGATTCAAAAATGGTGGCCAGTTGCGCATCAATGTAATATCATCATATGTTGGGATGGGGTAAGAGAAGGTTTATTAATTTAAGGGAAGAGAAGAATGGGAAAGAGAGGGGAAGTAAGTATTTAGGTTTATCTTATTTGGGATGGAGGGATTGTTAATTAACAAATATATTGTgcaaaggcgggtcccgccgcccagcggccccctaagcttggccccacagggatcctaggaggaggtaaatcaacgGTGAATGCTGGCTcgggtaaagcgtggtgtctccggaatttaacacagccggcccagattattcatccagtgcgcgtccgtggaccttcgaccctacaactcattgtgcaaggatgtcacgccttaaccggttgatccagccCGCGGGGGCGTTAATTAACAAATATATGTACTTTGTTTGAGAGGAAAGAGAGAAGAACGAAAGTTCAAATATAATTACCGTCAATCCGATTGAGGTTTAAGAAAGTTTAATTAAActatttatttaagttagaatgatttgaattaattaattattaaaaaaaattaaaattatagtttTAATTGTGTCAAATCTCTTATTCCTTGATCGATGAAGCTCTTGTTTCTTTACTAGCATACTCACCACTGCGGCTCTACTATCATCGGTTTGCACGTCCCCTCCATAAATCATTGGCATTTGCGTCACCTCCTTCATTGTCTACTACCCACCCATGATCAATGATGGACACCGTTCGTGGTTCCATTGCTTTGTAGTCGTCGTCGCAGCCATTGTGGGTTCGCGCATCCCCTCTGCAAGCCGCTGGCATCGGCGTCGCCTCCTCCACTATAGTTGGCATCAACGTCATCACCCTTGCGACCCACTAAAGCAACGCCGGCGCCGATGTTGTCAAGATAGGGATAGAATTGGaatattttttttggatttcCATTCCCCTTCCTTACACTCTGATTTGGGGTGTAAGAAATTCGACGTCTTTTCCTAGGTTAACACTGACCCTTCCTTTCCCATCACCTCCTTAACACACTCCTTCCCAAACGAGGTTAAAAGTTCCCCTTCCCTTGCTTTGGCCCATTCCTCACCTCGTCCCAAACAAAGGGTAAATATAGACACCGACATACCATTTCATTAGCAGCAACGCTTGGGCCAAGAGAGGCAGCCTTGGTCAGTGATGCAGCAAGCGAGGTTGGGGAACTAGGAACGGGAGCAACGACTCtctttcccttcttcttcttcttgcttcccGTGGGGGTAGGTGTGTTTGACGACATTGTGGTCAGGATTGGAGTCGAGGGGATAACGGGGGCAGTAGCCGATGACACTAAAGTTGTCAGAGTAgtggttgggggggggggggtggcgaTAGTTACGGGCATAGTAGGAGGAGTTGTCGCCGAGGCAGAAACCAAAGGTGTAACGTCGATGGCGGCGGTGGAGGGAGCAGCCATCGGAATGAGTGAGGGATGAATGGGCACAGGAGCAGGAGGGTGCAACTGCCAGAGTCTGGGCATTAGCAGAGAGGGCAGCAGCAACACACATGAGGAGGGAGAGACATGTAGTGGCTCGATGGCGATCCATCATCATACATAAGAACAAACATAGGAGAAGTGATCGGATGAAAGAGAGCGGGAGCTATGTATATATGCAATAATAGGAGCAACATGGTTGTTGTTGGAGCCATctatgtgaccctaggtttttcgATATTCAGgtaaaagtttaagttttatttattgttgtatttgatatacattgtaAGTGTGCAGGATGCATGTACAACATGGAAAGTCGaagttgttggttggtcctaggaagatcgtaccggttccactgtacaaaaattttgtacaaatgttgaACTTTTTCCTAaacaacatattgtgttctttagaagttaaattaagaatcacaaacagaacttaacattattgatttcaaatttaacttatctgttcttaatggtttagatttggatcgcaagcggaacttaacactattgatccaaatcaacctatgttacaaagtcaattaaatatttatttctaaaatcgactcccaggtcaaacatggcgagacactaggccttcttgggtatgagatcatccaccactgcctcgacaaagcctttaatagaaattcaatatttaatttcctaaaataacattaggtttaaccaaaaagaacaattgaatcataaattcgaaaaacaaaacaaaaaacacaaattcgaaataaatttgaaactctagaatcatatgcctcttgtgtttggtatttccaaaaacaactatacaaagaaaactagtatgatgcgaaaaataattactagttatacctttctttgtaaacaaataacctcttgatcttctgccgtattcctcgcctcctcttggacgtcgtgtgagcgacgatcctccaagatgaacaccacccaaaaagctcctcctccttttctaagattcggccacaaccaccaccaaggaacaaaagagagcaaggggaaaggaaaagggAGAGATCCAGCAACAAGAGAGAACATAAAcaatagaataagaatagatgcaatccctacttctccttttcttctccttctctttgtattcgGCCACACAAAataaccacaagaggtggccgaccctagcatgaagagaagtaAGGGCCGGCCCTTTggagaagactagagagaagagagaaaagaatagcatCCACATGagacctctcctccccttcttttataatacttgtccaagacaaataaggaaagatttttacaaaaattaaaatcttcttcttgtttttccttttcccct includes these proteins:
- the LOC122050941 gene encoding pentatricopeptide repeat-containing protein At2g35030, mitochondrial-like, yielding MKPLRPSCMPALHLWRHIHVPSGRCLRRRLSDLAHSSSLCPASGNRLQSIPLLHPEQSVDRRGNYTITLLSRQGRMFDARQLFDKTPHKDVISWTSIISGYIRCGMLHEARTLFDRADAQKNVVTWTAMLSGYARSKLIREAEELFERMPEKNCISWNTMLACYAENGQLDEAFHLFTRMPDRNVVSWNTIMIAMTQSGRLDEAYRLFDEMPARDVISWTSMVAALSHNGRVDEARVLFDRMPERNVVSWNAMISGYVQNLGLDQALELFVKMPERDIVSWNTMITGFIKNKDLSRARGLFEEMEEKNVVTWTAMITGCVEDQQNEMALKMFLEMLMAGVKPNQATFVNVLAAASNLAAFAEGQQIHQIVSKTISQFDPSVNSALMSVYSKCGEIAIARKLFELLGQKDLVCWNGMIAAYAHHGNGQEALNLFRNMHLHGFKPNDVTYVGLLSACSHSGLFDEGLNLFKCMMNDPSIEVREDHYASLVDLCGRAGRLKEASSFIKGLNISPSSPSVWGALLGGCNVHGDVKIGNLAAKKLMEAEPNNAGSYMLLSNIYASKGRWNEAAKIRLRMKDKGLKKQPGCSWIEVGNRVHVFMVRDKSHSESEKINALLHDLHNKMRKRGYVNSLDLISVEDEVSYFSF